One genomic window of Streptomyces sp. NBC_01498 includes the following:
- a CDS encoding cell division protein SepF, with translation MAGAMRKMAVYLGLVEDDGYDGRGFDPDDDFEPEPEPEREHRRHQPAHQVERDEPVRVVQPPPQRERERQPVSASAENGRPARIAPVASITPERPSLEKNAPVIMPKVVSEREPYRITTLHPRTYNEARTIGEHFREGTPVIMNLTEMDDTDAKRLVDFAAGLVFGLHGSIERVTQKVFLLSPANVDVTAEDKARIAEGGFFNQS, from the coding sequence ATGGCCGGCGCGATGCGCAAGATGGCGGTCTACCTCGGCCTCGTGGAGGACGATGGGTACGACGGCCGGGGCTTCGACCCCGACGACGACTTCGAACCCGAGCCCGAACCCGAGCGTGAGCACCGGCGCCATCAGCCGGCGCACCAGGTCGAACGGGACGAACCAGTACGAGTGGTGCAGCCTCCTCCGCAGCGTGAGCGGGAGCGTCAGCCGGTGTCGGCATCGGCGGAAAACGGACGTCCTGCCCGAATCGCCCCCGTGGCATCCATCACACCTGAACGCCCCAGCCTGGAGAAGAACGCACCAGTGATCATGCCCAAGGTCGTCTCCGAACGAGAGCCCTACCGCATCACCACACTGCACCCGCGGACCTACAACGAGGCCCGTACCATCGGGGAACACTTCCGCGAGGGCACCCCGGTGATCATGAACCTGACCGAGATGGACGACACCGATGCGAAGAGACTTGTCGACTTTGCCGCGGGACTGGTCTTCGGTCTCCATGGCAGCATTGAGCGGGTGACGCAGAAGGTGTTCCTGTTGTCGCCTGCTAACGTCGATGTCACGGCGGAGGACAAGGCCCGCATCGCAGAGGGCGGGTTCTTCAACCAGAGCTGA
- a CDS encoding YggT family protein yields MSVALQVVYIALMCFLIVLIFRLVMDYVFQFARSWQPGRAMVVVLEGTYTVTDPPLKLLRRFIPPLRLGGVALDLSFFVLMIIVYILISVVSGLARGM; encoded by the coding sequence ATGAGCGTTGCGCTACAGGTGGTCTACATCGCGCTGATGTGCTTCCTCATCGTGCTGATCTTCCGGCTGGTCATGGATTACGTCTTCCAATTCGCCCGCTCATGGCAGCCCGGCAGGGCGATGGTGGTCGTTCTGGAGGGCACCTACACTGTCACCGATCCACCGCTCAAGCTTCTGCGGCGGTTCATTCCGCCGCTGCGTCTCGGGGGCGTGGCACTCGACCTGTCCTTCTTCGTTCTGATGATCATCGTGTACATCCTTATCTCGGTCGTCAGCGGCCTTGCGAGGGGAATGTGA